A region from the Canis lupus dingo isolate Sandy chromosome X, ASM325472v2, whole genome shotgun sequence genome encodes:
- the NUDT11 gene encoding diphosphoinositol polyphosphate phosphohydrolase 3-beta isoform X1 yields MKCKPNQTRTYDPEGFKKRAACLCFRSEREDEVLLVSSSRYPDRWIVPGGGMEPEEEPGGAAVREVYEEAGVKGKLGRLLGIFEQNQDRKHRTYVYVLTVTEILEDWEDSVSIGRKREWFKIEDAIKVLQCHKPVHAEYLEKLKLGGSPTNGNSVAASLPQSDP; encoded by the exons ATGAAGTGCAAGCCGAACCAGACGCGCACCTACGACCCGGAGGGGTTCAAGAAGCGAGCGGCGTGCCTGTGCTTCCGGAGCGAGCGCGAGGACGAGGTGCTGTTAGTGAGTAGCAGTCGGTACCCGGACCGCTGGATTGTGCCGGGCGGGGGCATGGAGCCCGAGGAGGAGCCGGGCGGTGCAGCAGTCCGAGAGGTGTACGAAGAGGCGGGAGTGAAGGGGAAGTTAGGCCGGCTCCTGGGCATTTTCGAGCAGAACCAAGACCGCAAGCACAGAACGTACGTGTACGTACTGACTGTCACTGAGATTCTGGAGGATTGGGAAGATTCGGTTAGCATTGGGAGGAAGCGAGAGTGGTTCAAAATCGAAGATGCGATCAAGGTTCTCCAGTGCCACAAGCCCGTGCATGCCGAATATCTGGAAAAACTAAAGCTGGGCGGTTCCCCAACCAATGGAAACTCCGTGGCCGCGTCCCTGCCACAGAGCGATCCCTA A
- the NUDT11 gene encoding diphosphoinositol polyphosphate phosphohydrolase 3-beta isoform X2 — protein sequence MKCKPNQTRTYDPEGFKKRAACLCFRSEREDEVLLVSSSRYPDRWIVPGGGMEPEEEPGGAAVREVYEEAGVKGKLGRLLGIFEQNQDRKHRTYVYVLTVTEILEDWEDSVSIGRKREWFKIEDAIKVLQCHKPVHAEYLEKLKLGGSPTNGNSVAASLPQSDP from the coding sequence ATGAAGTGCAAGCCGAACCAGACGCGCACCTACGACCCGGAGGGGTTCAAGAAGCGAGCGGCGTGCCTGTGCTTCCGGAGCGAGCGCGAGGACGAGGTGCTGTTAGTGAGTAGCAGTCGGTACCCGGACCGCTGGATTGTGCCGGGCGGGGGCATGGAGCCCGAGGAGGAGCCGGGCGGTGCAGCAGTCCGAGAGGTGTACGAAGAGGCGGGAGTGAAGGGGAAGTTAGGCCGGCTCCTGGGCATTTTCGAGCAGAACCAAGACCGCAAGCACAGAACGTACGTGTACGTACTGACTGTCACTGAGATTCTGGAGGATTGGGAAGATTCGGTTAGCATTGGGAGGAAGCGAGAGTGGTTCAAAATCGAAGATGCGATCAAGGTTCTCCAGTGCCACAAGCCCGTGCATGCCGAATATCTGGAAAAACTAAAGCTGGGCGGTTCCCCAACCAATGGAAACTCCGTGGCCGCGTCCCTGCCACAGAGCGATCCCTAG
- the LOC125754596 gene encoding glucose-6-phosphate isomerase-like — protein sequence VLHPHGTSEIFHKILLANFLPQTEALMKGKLTEETWKELQAAGKSPEDLEKLLPHKVFEGNRPTNSIVFTKLTPFILGALIAMYEHKIFVQGVIWDINSFDQWGVELGKQLAKKIEPELDGSSPVTSHDSSTNGLINFIKQEHEARSQ from the coding sequence GTGTTACACCCTCATGGTACCAGTGAAATATTTCACAAGATCCTCCTGGCCAACTTTTTGCCCCAAACTGAGGCCCTGATGAAGGGGAAGTTGACAGAGGAGACCTGGAAGGAGCTGCAGGCCGCAGGAAAGAGTCCAGAGGACTTAGAGAAGCTGTTGCCACACAAGGTCTTTGAAGGAAATCGCCCAACAAACTCTATTGTGTTCACCAAGCTCACGCCATTCATTCTGGGAGCCTTGATTGCCATGTACGAGCACAAGATATTCGTTCAGGGTGTCATCTGGGACATCAACAGCTTTGACCAGTGGGGGGTGGAGCTGGGAAAGCAGCTGGCCAAGAAAATTGAGCCTGAACTTGATGGCAGTAGCCCAGTCACCTCTCACGACTCTTCTACCAACGGGCTAATCAACTTCATCAAGCAGGAGCATGAGGCCAGAAGCCAATAA